From Deinococcus ruber, a single genomic window includes:
- a CDS encoding DUF1801 domain-containing protein has product MQSNTSQQPEDASRMIDARINELEDWRGAVLSRLRLLIRQADPDVTEEWKWKVPVWSHDGIICTGETYKSAVKLTFAKGAALEDPSGLFNSSLEGKTRRAIDVREGDTVDEEALKALIRAAVTLNSSRTHR; this is encoded by the coding sequence ATGCAGAGCAACACATCTCAGCAGCCAGAGGATGCGTCGCGCATGATCGACGCAAGAATAAATGAGCTGGAAGACTGGCGTGGTGCTGTCCTGTCACGGCTGCGCCTTCTGATTCGACAGGCCGATCCGGATGTAACCGAAGAATGGAAGTGGAAGGTTCCGGTGTGGTCACATGATGGGATCATCTGCACCGGAGAGACGTACAAGAGCGCTGTGAAACTGACCTTTGCCAAGGGTGCGGCCCTCGAAGATCCGTCTGGCCTTTTCAATTCGAGTCTTGAAGGCAAGACCCGCCGTGCTATTGATGTGCGAGAAGGCGACACGGTTGACGAAGAGGCATTGAAAGCACTGATTCGCGCAGCCGTGACCCTGAATAGCTCACGAACTCACAGGTAA